Genomic DNA from Acanthopagrus latus isolate v.2019 chromosome 2, fAcaLat1.1, whole genome shotgun sequence:
CTGTGGAGTCATCTAAAAGAGGAAGGCAGTGCTTTGACCTTTCAGTATATCATCAATCAACTACAACTCAGGCAACTGAAGGAGTCGTCTGTCTCACAGAGAAGGAGACCAGCATGTAAATAGATACAGAGCGATCGCTATGAAGGTTGTAAATCTATTTCTGACCCCACATTCTATAGCTGCAGCTCTCTGGGCTCCAGCTCCGCATTTAGAAATATGTattaaattatttctgtttagGTTCGAGATCATTAAGTTGTGAATTTGAgatgtttgtgctgctgtatgGAAATAGACCAAATATTGAAAGAGTTCCATTTGCATTTCTGGCgctatttctttctttaaaatgttgatcTCTTTAAAAAGTTTGAATACTTCTGGTGCCACTGTTCTTTCTCTGCTACATACGTATCACGGCATGGCTCATCCACTAAGTTTGCATTAGTCTGAGGctgaatggagagagaggaaaacatcatTCATTATAATGTGATAGAAACTGTAGCTCTCTGCAGAGATGGGAGGGTGGAGAACCACGCTATTAATAATCTGCAGTGTGAGGGGAAGACAGGTGGTGAGACAGTTGGACAGGCAGTAAAACAGGGAGACAAACGTGGACAGCACAGCtgacagggagagaaagggagagagacagaatgagaagGTGTCTCCACGTCGCCAGGAGACTCTTGGACAAAACGCTTGAAAAACTTGGAGTAatgccagaaaagaaaaacggtATTCGTTGTCACATCACCGcaacaaagaaacattaaatgatgtttgaaaaatacaCGTAGCTAAAAAAAGAGTTTATAAAAAAGCTCCAACTTATCCTCTCTTTTACTGTTCTATCACCAAATGCAGATTCTCAGAAATAACATGTcctctgttatttatttattttttttcctcctctcagacgGAGTAAGAATCGCAGCCATGGCAAAGAATTGCCACAATGACTACAAGATGAAGTTCTCCTTGGACGATGAGTTCCCCGATCTCTCCCAGCACAACAACCACATGGCCAAGGTACAAATCCCTctctggcacaaacacacatccaaacatggctgatatcGCTGTTCTGACACTGCTTTCTAGGAAACgcacttaaaacaaaaacacatatacatTGCTTTTGGCAGAACAGGATTTTCTGAACGCTAAATTACTCCACGTTTCATAAAACATGGAGGAAATCATGTGACTGTATCATCACTGACCTGCACTGGGTGTAATTCGTTATAGGTGCTGACCAAGGAGATTTACGGCAAGCTGAGGGGCAAGTCCACCCCCAGCGGCTTCACCTTGGATGACATCATCCAGACTGGTGTTGACAACCCCGGTAAGAAGGAGCAAGTCATCAGCATCGAGATTAACACTCACCAGCAAAGATAGTGTGTGAGGAGACAAACATGATATATAATACAAATATGAGTTATGATTATATGTGATTTTTCTGATACACAGGAGTTGTTAGCAATCTTTTTGGATCCGGGCAAAATGTCTGGCAGGTTTTCTGTTCTACCAAGTTAATAGTTATGTCCAGGAATTCCATGTTACACTTAACTTTGCATTCAAGACAACAGGAAGATGCTAGACACATCAGTATCCCTGAAAAAAACCACATACataatattttaatgttgcGCTGGCTAGCAATGTGACCAACCTTGTCATGTTTCCTCTTTGTCCCCAAGGCCACCCCTTCATCATGACTGTCGGCTGTGTTGCTGGTGATGAGGAGTCCTATGAGGTCTTCAAGGATCTGCTGGACCCCGTCATCTCCGACCGTCACGGTGGATACAAACCCACCGACAAGCACAGGACTGACCTGAACTTCGAGAACCTGAAGGTGAGGAGTCAAGACACTCAGTGGTAGAACTGTTGTAGATCAGCACGTGGCAACGGCAGAAAGGAGGCTGTAGATTTAGATGttgtaatgtttaatgtttttcttcttctctcagggTGGTGATGACCTGGACCCCAACTACGTGCTGTCCAGCCGTGTGCGTACTGGCCGCAGCATCAAGGGATTCACCCTGCCCCCCCACAACAGCCGTGGAGAGCGCAGAGCCATTGAGAAGCTGTCCATTGAGGGTGAGTGTTCAAATAATCACAGTGAGGCTAATCTACCAATTTACCACAATcacttgtagaaaaaaaaaaactgactcaTTTCCTCTTTCCATATGTTCTTGGTTCTGTCCTCTCAGCCCTGGCCAACCTGGAGGGTGAGCTCAAGGGAAAGTACTACCCCCTGACAGGCATGACCGACGCcgagcaggagcagctgatcGCTGATCACTTCCTGTTCGACAAGCCCGTCTCCCCCCTGCTGACCTGCGCTGGCATGGCCCGTGACTGGCCCGACGGCAGAGGCATCTGGTGAGGGGCAGACACATGCAAATGAAATCGAACTTTTCATTCAACATGAGACAGTTTGAAAGGCAAAACGGTGGTCAGATATGTGCTTTCATCAAGTGGAGCAGCAGATTTTGTGCCTCTGTTAACAAAATATACACTCTGTAAACAAACGACCCCCTCTGGGCTTAAATCTCCCATCTGCCACTCCCAAGCCAACCTTAAAcaccatctgtctctttctctcacagccCTAACATGACAGTCTGATTCCTTCTGTTTTCAAACATCTGTGAAAGTGTGTCATGTATATCAAAtaacagtgtgttcagctgcagcatACACTGCCCATTACAGAGGCTTGAAATCCTGTAAATCCACAACTTTGCACCTCACATGAGTCACATgatcagtgtgagtgtgttaacCACGGTCGAGTGTTTCCTTTCACATTTCTGTGAGGCACATCGCTAACAAATTGCGAATTATATCCACGTAACATTCATGAACTATTTTGTCTAACGTGAATGAAGTGAAACTGAGCCTGATTTTCGTTCTCCAGGCACAACGACCAAAAGACCTTCTTGGTCTGGGTGAACGAGGAGGATCACCTGCGTGTCATCTCCATGCAGAAGGGAGGCAACATGAAGGAGGTCTTCAGACGCTTCTGCACTGGCCTGCAGAAGGTAATGCACTGAAACATACATACAACAACTATATGATGTCTTTTCTTCAGAGGTCTACTCAGAATTCAGTGACATAAATCTAATTATACTCTGATAATCATGCATTGTTTAtttcactctcctcctcaccgGCCAGATTGAGGAGATCTTCAAGAAGCACAACCACGGCTTCATGTGGAACGAGCATCTGGGCTACATCCTGACCTGCCCCTCCAACCTGGGAACCGGCCTGCGCGGTGGCGTGCACGTCAAGCTGCCCAAGCTCAGCACACACGCCAAGTTCGAGGAGATCCTGACCAGGCTGCGTCTGCAGAAGCGTGGCACAGGTACtaaaagacgaaaaaaaaaaaaaaaaaaggagctgtcAAGTATTATCAGAAGAACCCCGAAAGATTTGGTTATAAAATAACAGTCGCATGAGGTAAAGTTAACAGCAAAAGTAAGAAgtaaacaaatatattaaatgttttgtatgaTTTGCAACATTAGTTTatcgtctcctctctcttacCTAATGGCTCAATTTCACCAAAATATGTTGAAGATATCAAGAAAAAGTACTCATGGTAGAAATGATTTTTGATTCTCTTCAACCAGAGAAAATCTGTTGACCCTCAATCATTCTTTAAGTGAATACCCAGATATCTTGCGTTTCTTCACCTACTGTTACCTTGACAAACTCTGCTTCTTTTCCCACCAGGTGGTGTGGACACAGCCTCCGTCGGTGGTGTGTTCGACATCTCCAACGCTGACCGTCTGGGCTCCTCTGAGGTGGAACAGGTCCAGCTCGTGGTTGACGGTGTCAAGCTGATGGTTGAGATGGAGAAGAAGCTTGAGAAGGGAGAGGCCATCGATGGCATGATCCCCGCCCAGAAGTAAATTGGACAGACAACCAATGATTGAatgactgtctgtgtttgtttttttttatatggaaaaaaaaaaatgaacaggtAGCACTGTTGTGAAGTTATTTTACCGGCTTCGGCCAACTGGCTACTTCCTGTTTACTTCTTCCCATCAAGAAGACGCTCcacttttctccttcttttcttacTTCTGTAAATCtcactcatcttttttttttccttctctgctttGGTTCCTCTTTATAATTTCCTGTCACTCCATTCATCTCTCCCGCATTTTCTCTGTAACATCCTGGGATCAATCCATACATAGTCTGGTCGTGGCTATGTACACActgaaacgttttttttttggttgtaaATTATAACTGGACAATTAAATTATGCCCCATTCAACAATCAAACCTTCTCTctcatgttttctttatgtgGTAATTGTGACTCCTCTGGACCCACTTCAGCTCCTTCTCTCTAATCggtatcagccctgaaaaaaacatatcagtcgaccaacaaataaacaaaatccttaaaatctgatttcactAATAACGCATATCATGCAACAATTAGACAATAAGACACAGAAACTGGTGAGATGACACGTCAAAGACAACAACTCATATCAGAGGGAAAGAAATTGACATAA
This window encodes:
- the ckmb gene encoding creatine kinase, muscle b, with the translated sequence MAKNCHNDYKMKFSLDDEFPDLSQHNNHMAKVLTKEIYGKLRGKSTPSGFTLDDIIQTGVDNPGHPFIMTVGCVAGDEESYEVFKDLLDPVISDRHGGYKPTDKHRTDLNFENLKGGDDLDPNYVLSSRVRTGRSIKGFTLPPHNSRGERRAIEKLSIEALANLEGELKGKYYPLTGMTDAEQEQLIADHFLFDKPVSPLLTCAGMARDWPDGRGIWHNDQKTFLVWVNEEDHLRVISMQKGGNMKEVFRRFCTGLQKIEEIFKKHNHGFMWNEHLGYILTCPSNLGTGLRGGVHVKLPKLSTHAKFEEILTRLRLQKRGTGGVDTASVGGVFDISNADRLGSSEVEQVQLVVDGVKLMVEMEKKLEKGEAIDGMIPAQK